A window of Mobula hypostoma unplaced genomic scaffold, sMobHyp1.1 scaffold_42, whole genome shotgun sequence contains these coding sequences:
- the LOC134341937 gene encoding zinc finger protein 227-like, whose product MSSDVMAHQRVHTGERPFPCSVCGKGFIKSSKLKIHQRVHTGERPFTCSDCGKGFTQSSSLLIHQQFHTGERPFICSVCGKGFTRSADLDRHHQVHTGEKPFTCPDCGKGFTLLSQLRRHQSVHTGERPLTCSDCGKGFTRSSQLLAHQRVHNGERPFTCSDCGKGFIKSSKLKIHQRVHTGERPFTCSDCGKGFTQSSSLLIHQQFHTGERPFTCSVCGNGFTRSADLHRHHQFHTGEKPFTCPDCGKGFTLLSHLRRHQSVHTGEKPFTCSECGKGFTQSSQLLAHQRVHTGEWPFTCSDCGKGFTRSSTLIAHQRVHTGERPFSCSVCGKGFARSADLHRHHQFHTGEKPFTCPDCGKGFTLLFHLRRHQSVHTGERSFTCSVCGKGFNQSSHLLRHQQVHTGERPFTCSVCGKGFAQSSHLLRHQQVHTG is encoded by the coding sequence ATGTCATCTGAtgtaatggctcaccagcgagttcacaccggggagcggccgttcccctgctcagtctgtgggaagggattcattaaaTCATCTAAactgaagatacatcagcgagttcacactggagagaggccattcacctgctcagactgtgggaagggattcactcaatcatccAGTCTACTGATACACCAGCaatttcacactggggagagaccgttcatctgctcagtctgtgggaagggattcactcgatcagcTGACCTTGATAGACACCaccaagttcacactggggagaaaccgttcacctgcccagactgtgggaaaggattcactttaTTATCTCAACTacggagacaccagtcagttcatactggggagagaCCGCTCActtgctcggactgtgggaagggattcactcggtcatcccaactactggcacatcagcgagttcacaacggggagcggccattcacctgctcagactgtgggaagggattcattaaaTCATCTAAactgaagatacatcagcgagttcacactggagagaggccattcacctgctcagactgtggaaagggattcactcaatcatccAGCCTACTGATACACCAGCaatttcacactggggagagaccgtttacctgctcagtctgtgggaatggattcactcgATCAGCTGACCTTCATAGACACCACCaatttcacactggggagaaaccgttcacctgcccagactgtgggaaaggattcactttaTTATCTCACCTACGGAGacatcagtcagttcacactggggagaagccattcacctgctcagaatgtgggaagggattcactcagtcatcccaactactggcacatcagcgagttcacactggggagtggccattcacctgctcagactgtgggaagggattcactcgatcatccacCCTAAtagcacaccagcgagttcacactggagagagaccGTTCAGCTGCTCagtatgtgggaagggattcgctcGATCAGCCGACCTTCATAGACACCACCaatttcacactggggagaagccattcacctgcccagactgtgggaaaggatttactttattatttcacctacggagacaccagtcagttcacaccggggagaggtcgttcacctgctcagtgtgtgggaagggattcaatcAGTCATCTCATCTGCTGaggcaccagcaagttcacacaggggagaggccgttcacctgctcagtgtgtgggaagggattcgctcAGTCATCTCATCTACtgagacaccagcaagttcacactgggtag